From the genome of Myxocyprinus asiaticus isolate MX2 ecotype Aquarium Trade chromosome 39, UBuf_Myxa_2, whole genome shotgun sequence:
attaggagaagccattcttgttttgggttgatgcatagatggtctcttcttcttctgctctttttcctgttgtggcggttagcataCAGTGTTGCATTCCCGCGCGCCCCCTTCCGGATTGGAGGGGATCGCCTGTGATTGactcgtctgactgcatgcaccgaaccgtgacggttcgggacgaatacatgtaccgttacaccatTAATAGATTATGCAAGTGGTTTACTCACATTCTAGAGGGTTGCCACACAGAGTAAAAGATCATTATAGGGATTTTAAGGATCGATatcagatcattcaaatgaatatcgcaaatcaatggaaaatctacatttttacccagccctagtcacGTGAAATGCAAAGGAATGGCCCTCTATTAATGTTACAATGATGATGAATTGCCCTTGTTGAGAACTGAGAATGCAAACGTTTTAGTTTAGctaaagtttagtttagtttagattTTGCCAATAGTGTTTGGCTTCTAAAACCAAAGTAGAAACACCTTGGGTCACATCTGAGATAAGAATGCCTTAATATGCTTTGTGCAACAGTGTGACCGTATTTCGCAAAGCAAAAGCAAATCTACTCAGCATGTGATTGTTTAGGGTAGAATCCAAGATGGCAGCACagctgaacaacataaacaacaTATGAAGACTAGTGATtgtcccaaaagcatcgtaagcctaagtacagtagatcgtagaaaccattggcgccagtggTCTCTACGCTCAatttaagcttgcgatgcttttgggaaatgcagccaaGGCCGATTAAtaggccaatatttggccattttgtgaaTATTATTGTTCGCTTGGCCGATAAACACAAGTGTTAATGTTCCCATgtatcagttccaaaatctaccaatagatttgtcaatggacaTAGTAAAATATACGGGTTTGTTTCACTTAAGAACTTTTGTGTAGTTCTGATTTGCtgctgttaaattgtattatgtacatCTGCATTtgtatcggccattaaaaaaaaaacaaaaaaaaaaacatatcagtcgaccactgaTGAGGACTACAAACAATGACCTAAATCCACATAAAAAccacaaacagacaaaaaaacaGGGCAAAATATCTGAAGTCTgaaggttttttgttgttgttgttgttgttgttgagaaAATATCGTGTCAACAATGCAAAGAAGCACTTGGTACTAACATAGCCATACAAGTGCTAGACAGATTAACTGGCCAGTGGAAACGCATTTCTCAAACTGGGAAGCTGTTGAAGAACCGGACCGCTGAGAATCAgacttaaaggatagttcacccaaaaatgaaaaatctctcattatttactcaccctcatgattttcacaccaaaagcgattgtgttgctttagaatacattaatttaacagctggtgtcgtatggatgaagtttatgctgcctgtctgtgatttttggactttcaaaagagaaatctccattcacttgcattttaaagacctactgagctgagatatttttcttcaaatgtttcctggtgaagaaagaaagtcatataaatcTGGGATATACagagggtgagtatataatgagagaattttcatttttgggtgaactaatcctttaatggcCATAAACCAACTGCAtctcacacaaatacatacaacaCTAAAAACCAATAAAAGCTGATTGGGGTTGAcagtacatttcataaataaacagaTAGCTAGGCTTAGATAAGTCTCTACTTAAGCATATAGTAGGAACATACCAAAAGCCAGTTTTATCCACAAGCTTGTCTTCAAAACAATGAACACATTTCATACCTGTCGGTGACTGTGGACCGTGAGTCGCTCATTGGGCTTCCGTTTTTAGCTTTTATTCGTCCTATATCCGATAGTCATTTTCAGATGCTTGAGAAGAAGCATCAATTCCTGCATCGGGCTGTTGCACCAGTCATCTGTTGTGTTGATCTGTAGGGTTACTAATCACAAAAGACATGATGTTAGTAAAGTTTCCATTCAGTTATTCGCAACAGCAATGAAATCCCAATGTTTCCAGACAGTCATAAAAGAGGCTGTTCTTTTCAAACGTGTCCAAAATTACATAAACGGACGACTTTAATGTAAGACACACAGAGTGCATTCAACATATTTTCCAGCACCAGCTACCGAAATAAAAACGCCAGTGTGACTACATATATTGAAGTAACACAAAGAACATTTGGATCGtacagcatttgtgctttttaCCAATAAATACACATCTACTACCAGTCAGTAATAAACAAACACCAAACCGAACACTAATATTCGCAAACTAtgcatttacattaataaaaatcACATAACTGTCTTGTTGAATTAAACTGAGTAATGTTTAGTAGTTAAAGAACAAGTCAAAAGTTAACTCTCAAGATAACGGAAAATATATGAAAACATTGTGAGAGTTATCGTGCAGCTTCAGATTTACCGTCATCTCCAGCGGCAGCTCTCATATGATGCCAAGCACTTCCGACAACAACTCCCTCGTCAAAGTTACACtccttttaaaattaaaacatttttgtgactCCCTAATATTGAAGGTGTGCGTGTATGTCCGCGGCCAACACAGCAGCAGTGTGAGGACTCAATCCGGACTGCAGGCAAGGCCTTTGCTATGCTAAAGCTAACTGCAGCCTATCGTCCACTCAAAAGATGAGACGCGATATTTCCGCAACAATAATAAACAACAGCGCGCATCCACGCCAGTCGCACAGTAATCCAGGCGGGGTGAAATTCATGCACTCATACACGTGTCACCCTGCGGAGAGTTTCCATGGAGCCGCGACAAAATCACTTTTACcgtcaaaataatcaaaaacacGCAATAAAGTTAGCGTAGGTCATCCATAAGCCTTTTTGCGGACAGAAAACGACGAGTTACTATGAAAATAAGGGTCCACGTACGTCAAAAACCAGTGTGGACGTTGTACGTTCCGGTCCATGAAACTGGGGAAAGTTGAGATGTACCGGACCTCTGCCGCGTCTACATTGGGactgtgtttcaaaacctagtgaactgcctaccTAGACTTGCATTTCCGAGTTAGTTGAACTCACACGCGCGCACTCAACTGCTCAACTGGGCTGACTCGTGACGTACTCAGAAATGCTGACTAGGTGgggagctcactaggttttgagccaCTACCCATGTTTTAGTTTAAAGTTGTTAAGATTCACTGAGGGCACAGAGCAGTGTTTCCAGAACGGGATATAAAATATCAGGGGGATGATTAAGCGTGTGTGTGATGGTAGTTAGGCTAAATGTTGCAGTGCAGTTGGTTTTAAAACAGCTTGTTAATGTGTGAACATTGTTTTATTTCTTGAACAGCAGTTTATTTGGATTGGGATGCAGTTTatattttgttctctgtcttaaattaagtttttatatatttttgacagTTTGAATGTATATACTGTCAAAAACATTGTGCAACCATAGTAATTTGGATAAGAGATACATTTAGTATTGTTGCTTTCGAGATATTgttatagtttatttatttattttatgtgagaATCTCTGAATGAAATAAATTTCAAGCTAATGAGTACGAAATTGTTTAACCGTTATGTTCGTTTGCCTCATCGTGGACGTTTAAAAAATTGCAACTCGTTTATAACGTTTTACTTGTTGGACCTCTCACATCTGTTGCATTTTGCTGTCCAAATATTCCGGTTTTTATAAAGAATGTTTTGGAGTGGATTAAGATTTATATGGAGATGCTTGTACTAGAATGTAAACACATTTGGAATTATCATGGGAAACAAAGACAAGGAGTATATTATGAATTGCATAACTATATTGGCTAAATTCTCGATACAcacagctatttatttatttatttatttattgagtgaagtacatttttttttttttttttttttttagaatggcaCTAAACTGTTTAGTTCATTAGAAAGCATTGGAATGACCTAACTtttgtttataaataataataatattaataataataataataataataataattctatagtATATAAatcataatatagtaaataataaatctatttacatttgtatgtatatatttttctttagCATTGATGTCTGCTCAGCTTAGTTGAAATGTTTGTCGTAATGTTTTGGTGCCTTGTTTGATTTATATTTGAAATACAGTatttgcaatatacagtatatacactgatatatatatatatatacacacacacacacacacacacacacacactgatcagctaccgcattaaaaccactgacaggtgaagtgaataacatttattatctcattacaatggcacttgtcaaggggtgggatatattaggcagcatgtGAACAGTcaattcttgaatttcatgtgttggaagcaggaaaaatgggcaagcataaggatctgagcgactttgacaagggccaaattgggATAGCTAGACGACtgtgtcagagcatctccaaaatgacaagtattgtggggtgttcccagtatgcagtggttagtacctaccaaaagtggtccaaggaaggacaaccgatgaaccggcgacagggtcatgggccaAGGCTCAATGATGCACGTGAGgggcgaaggctagcccgtctggtccgatccaaCAGAAGAGCTACTGAAGCACAAATTGCTGATAAACTTAATGCTGTTCATGACAGAAAGgggtcagaacacacagtgcatcacagcttgctgcgtattgggctgcgtagctgcagaccggtcacaatgcccatgctgacccctgtccaccgccaaaagcgcctacaatgggcaagtgagcgtcagaactggaccaaggAGCAGTAAAAGAAGGTGGCCTtatctgatgaatcatgttttcttttagatcatgtggatggccaggtgcatgtgtgtcatttacctggggaagagacggcagcaggatgcactatgggaagaaggcaggccggcggaggcagtgtgatgctctaggtAATGTTATGCTGGGAAAGCtttggtcctggcattcatgtggatgttactttgacacgtaccacctccctaaagattgttgcagaccacatacaccccttcatggcatcggtattccctgatggtagtggcctctttcagcaggataatgcgacCTGCCACACTACAAAAATTGATCAGGAATGGTTTGAAGACcatgacaaagagttcatggtgttgacttggcctccaaattccccagatctcaatctgattgtgcatctatgggatgtgctggacaacAAGTCCGATTTTATTTTcagtaattattaaatataataaaaatagtaataattgtaattattattatttaatagtagTATTAGTAGTAAAATAGaagtattattaatttattaatcctTAAACGCATAaatcaggtctttagtgacccgggacctaatttcaacctttctcttataaatagtgtaacacaaaaaatggcaaaattgcaaaaaaataaaataatgatatttatatattatacttTCTCAAGTACCAAAAGTGTCattgtgtcactttgtgtgtgtgtgtgtgaaaataatgaattctgTTCTAGAGTTGCCCCAATTTGTTGCataatctctttgatatatgacaaataaaatgacaatatatatatatatatatatattcacaccattgtctttacactctagagactgttgtgtgtgaaaatcccaggagatcagcagttacagaaatactcaaaccagcccatctggcaccaacaatcatgccatggtctaaatcactgagatcacatatttttttcccattctgatggttgatgtgaacattaactgaagctcctgacccatatctgcatgattttatgcattacactgctgccacacaattggccaATTAGATAAACACATAGATgtaataagtagatgtacaggtgtacctaatgaagtagccggtgagtgtatatattcctgtgtgtgtgtgaaaataatgaattctgTTCTagatctctttgatatatgaaaaataaaacatcaaaatatgtatGAGAGTATATATTTTAGATATGTTatgtattttctaattgtcttgaaaatacttAGAAAagtttacactatctgggcattttatagatccatttgtgatagatatacgtgacggttctctaaagacccgagcacgttataatgtttggtgaaatacccatacatttaaagcaatagttcaccccaaattatatatatatatatatatatatatatatatatatatatatatatatatatataaactctgatcatttacttaccctcatgccatcccagatgtgtatgactttctttctccttctgaacacaagttaagatttttagaagaatatttcagctctgtaggtcctcacaatgcaggcgaatggtggccagaactcagaaggtccaaaaagcacataaaggcagcattaaagtaattcataagattccagtggttaaatccatatcttcagaagtgatatgataggtgtaggtgagaaacagattaatatttaagtttaagtccttttttactataaatctccactttttacCAGCCACAACCAGTTGGTATCTGAATGTGAAaatcacttccacaccagaatgtgaaagtaTAGATTTTCAGGGggaaagaaaggacttaaatattgatctgtttctcacccacatctatcatatcacttctgaagatatggatttaaccactggagtcgtatggattattttatgctgcctttatatctcttttggaccttcaaagttctggccactattcatttgcattgtgaggaccaacagagctgaaatattcttttaaaaatcttaatttgtgttcagcagaagaaagaaagtcatacacatctgggatggcatgagggtgtgtaaatgataagaaaataaacattttgtgtgaaccatccctttaaggggTTAATATTACACTACTTGTTATAGTAGTGTACAGTGAGGAAACACAATCCTTCAGTCAGAAACTAACACTTTCACACATTAAGACATGACATAATCTATTTGGCAGTTATTGACATATGGAAAGGGACTTCAACACACCCTAAAATACATTAATGATGGAAAAAGAACTGATTTATTGTAATAATGATGACATTGTTTATTGATTTCATCCAGTGGTGTGGTCAGATCACCATGACAGAGGATTAACTGATGCAAATAGGCGCCAAAAGCCTTCACTCAACAATTTCAAAATGAGTACAGAacagatattttgtttttctctctggaTTTGTTTTGCCATTCGAGTCATTAATCTTACACAAATTATTAGCAATCTTACACACATTTAGTAGTGTTTCTTGGTCATTTCTGAATTTTCCACATTAAcactaaaatgtaatgaaaaagaaTGTAATAGCAACATTAATAGTAACAATTCATTTATCACAAGCAGTACACCCGattacaaaaatatcaaatatttccaTTACTAAGCAGTTTAAACACTTTATACCTTATGAGTACAAATATATCGCTTTAGATTTGATTGTAAGATTTTTGTCAATCTTCAATTAATCATAATGGCAAataataaaacatggaaaactATTAAGGGCTTTAATACGGCACAGATGTTTTCCCATGTGTATATTGAAAGTATAAATTTAACAACCATAAATCAACTTTTTATTGGttgatattgtttaaaaaaatatgtaaacatcaaAACATTAGCTGTAGCACTGTATTAGCTGGTATGTTCTGATTCCAACGCTTCCGTTGTATATAAGAGATCTTTCAGTCTCTCTTCACATCCTGCCTGTTGACAcctgccattctctgttgattcaTCCAGAGCTGGTATTTGGACTGGGATTTGCGGTATGCGAAACGGGCAATGTCAGCCATAAACACCCAAGACAGGACGTACATGGCCACACCACCACATTTAATGATGAACTTGGGTCTCGGAGAGATCAGCTCACAGTACAGCATGCTGCCACCAACGAATATCCGCATGAAcacaaacaacagcacaaacagaaCATCCACCACATCTCCAAGGAAGCTGTCATAGCGGCCAGAGTGTTTCAAGAACCAACGAGTCTGGAGGAGGGGGTTAGTGATCTCACTGCCAAACAGCACTGCGCAGGACTCAATACCCGACTCACCCAGCCACAGTGTTAGCATTATACCCAAGATGCTCATGGTGTGATGGGCAAGCATCACCAGGCCTTCTGTACGGAAGTACACACACCAGGCCATGTCAAAGATGAAGTAGCCCAGACTGACCACCATGGCAGTGATCTGCAGAGGGGTGTTCTTTGTACCTGCAAATGATGTACATACAGTAAAAAGtgaacaaaaacactttaaatgcatagttcactcaaaagtgaaaattctgtcatcacttcctaacccttatgttgttccaaactcatatgactttctgctttggaacacaaaaaaaaacatgttaggcaGTATGCTAGTCACCATCAGTGTTCATTTTCACACAGTTAAGTCATAATCTTTGTCTTTTGGTGAAAATATCCTTTCAGTTtattcaatatttcatcatgtcatattctttaattttactctgactaaaatggcatatcattcTAGTTGATGTACAAAATCCTAAAAACTTTTATCAAACTGTAACCGACCAAACTTGAACAAAATCTttttaagtcaccattcactttcaccatTCACTGCACCTTTTTTCCCTTACAATAAAAGTACGTAGTGACAGAGGTTATCAtgctgcctaacatatccttttgtgttccacagaagaaagaaagtaattcgggtttggaacaacataaaggtggtGAAATGAGGACAGGAGTTTTAATTTTTGAACTCTTTAACATGCAAATGGTTACATATACATGTTATTCACTTagcatattcattttttaaaactcttGCCTGGGTAGGTGAAAGGCCATGGTCCATCTATGTATCCAATGTAAGCAGTTATACAGACTGCAAGGATGCCATGGAATAGTGTAACTAGACGACAGTTCCATTCATAGCTACAAGAGCCATTAGTGTAACACAGCAAAGCATACAGAGCGACCCACCCAGCTAAGCACGCTCCGACTGCCAACACCAACGGTGACATCTTTATTCTGTAAACCTAATAAAACACAATCAGGTGTCAATGTAGATAACACTTCACCATTTTAGAAATACTACAGCAGTCACACATAAGAGTACTCACCACAATGCTTGAGTAACTGTGTATCAAAATTTTACTTTTGCAAGAACTAAAATTGCTTTCCTTTGATTCTGTTGTAGAATAACCACTAAAACCACTCAAGTGTGTCTGGAGGGGTAGCACTGGATTTCACATTAACAGTTGAGAAATATTAGAGTCAGGGTGTGTCAAAACTAGACCAAAAGTTACTGTGGCAACCTTATCCACAGCTCTTATTcctaaatgcaaacaaatattgTCACCCTCACGCATGGACCATTTGAACTAACCATGTCAATATTAGGCTATTTTATCAATCCTCAGGATACTGATATGGTATTGTGAAAGAGTGAAGCAGGAATAATTCATAAAATTAAGtcattttcaaatgtaattttaagtAGTTACATCAGTGTCCTAAATGAACAACAAATAAGACTTCTTTTTTTCTAATTCTAGTATAATTATTAGGGCTGTAACGAGCCACAGTTCGGTACATACCTtgatatgatttttatttattttttggggaagGGGGGGGGATTGGGGCGAGgtggtggaataatagggttcaaaacagtgttactatgaatgcaaaatttaatacagtgaaaaagacactcaattagcataacataaatatatataaataaataaaatttccgacattattttgaatgtccatgtactaaaattaaatatttgagtgccatgagtgtaccttcatttactattactattattttgaatggccatggaaaatgaagcaatgtgataacaattttacctggtcgcaaaaagtagtccgttaatttacctgatgaactttcaccttttgctgaccctttatgcttcgcagatctaatgtgtgcttctaaatcacttgcacctttattagcaactaaCACATAAATGCCagttttacatgtcatacattctgcttcccacggatctcgacatggacgaaagcatgggaattttttgtgcagatcttctgtaaatttgcactttcgtttgggcattgtttccactcagctgtcatttgctgctacggtcaagcaactgtttgatgccgaacacaacagcgcttcacacgttcgcggagagattgacaggcaggaatttggccaatagttgctgcaagcctcttataatcgaccaattggtgtgcgagaatgcgggacttacaaagaggggttaaagcaatgcaaatatgcgcgcacacaatgaagtatcagaccagatgcacatcataatgcaactaaagccgaatcctggacattttcgcaaatttagaaatcccggccggatgcttttttaagttccgaaaaagaggacatgtccgggaaaaagaggacgtatggtcaccctaattttATTGTAGTGTGTGTAAAGAGCACAAGGGGCTGCATCTGTAACTGATGGCAGGCTGCTTGGGTTGGAGAGGGGCGTGTGTCCCGGTCCGGTCTACTCGAACCGCGACATGGGATCGTGGATGTTTGTATCGCGATTTCGGTTGCGGTTCGCGTAACGTTACAGCCAGTGCTCGAATTGAGGGGGGGCTGGGGGGATCCAGGACCCCCATATGCattagggaccccccataagaagtaaaaaaatagacttagggggtccccaagatacttatattttagtaaaaaataataaagacaaatctgattaaattcatgCAGTGGATATGGTACATTTcatgaattaattatttacaataatttatcttaagtttgtttataggctagttgtcaTGTCTCTTAAAAATGTAAACGCCCCGTCCCACATCTAAAGACCGCTAAGCGCATGACATCGTTGACATGACTGCTTGCTTGGCGCCGCTCCggtgaagctaactttagctaaaaaatggagaataataaaTCTACACTCGCATTCGGGAAGAGAAAGCTTCTTACTGACTTTTTTGAggggtaattttctctctctatatatatatatctactgtatctatccactccatgtcggggcttttgtattccttgcataCATTGGAAACATTTAGTCTTACTCATTTTGGAGGTGCTAGAGATCGTGATGAAGATGAGTGACAgctttttagtgattataaagggagtGCTCGTTGTGTGCTTTCTATGCTATAtataatccattcagaatttgtataaaacttgtttttcatgctgctaagaggagGACCAACGGCCATATACACACTGCAAAGTCGgattcactcttgaaatagcaatgATTGACATACTGATAAccatagcattgtttgttcctgaataaagcagcctttttgacTGAAACGGTTGAATAGTCctgactgactcactcataacctACTGACGTAAcaatgtaactgcactgaaatcattgaaaaatccccaccaacaataacacacagactgacagcctgccttgtcacaatttatatttttaatatctaataaactagtttcatgcatttaaacaagtcttttggaagaaacattattatcacaaagtgTCACATCAATCATCCAGTTGTTTTTAGGGTAGTAAATACTACATTGATAAATAATGCTAGAATTATTCTGTTGAATGTaaactactgttcaaaagtctcttctgctcaccaagcctgcattgatttgatccaaaatacagtaaaaacagtaatacTGTGAACTCTTAGTGAGTCTGGAAACCATCTGATTGTTTTctactgtttttgagacatttcaatgtTTTGAAGTCACATGCATTTACGGGTCTTCAAGTGCCTTATATGTAGTCCCCTGGTATATATTTGTCATAGTTGCCCTTTTGGGTCTGCTGCTTTGTCACCCTCTAAATCCAGTATTACTTGGAGTAAACCATGTAAAAGAAGAATAGTAGCTT
Proteins encoded in this window:
- the tlcd5a gene encoding TLC domain-containing protein 5a, producing the protein MSPLVLAVGACLAGWVALYALLCYTNGSCSYEWNCRLVTLFHGILAVCITAYIGYIDGPWPFTYPGTKNTPLQITAMVVSLGYFIFDMAWCVYFRTEGLVMLAHHTMSILGIMLTLWLGESGIESCAVLFGSEITNPLLQTRWFLKHSGRYDSFLGDVVDVLFVLLFVFMRIFVGGSMLYCELISPRPKFIIKCGGVAMYVLSWVFMADIARFAYRKSQSKYQLWMNQQRMAGVNRQDVKRD